One Mycobacteroides abscessus ATCC 19977 genomic window carries:
- the rplU gene encoding 50S ribosomal protein L21 — MATYAIVKTGGKQYKVAVGDLVKVEKIDSEPGSSVQLPVALVVDGATVTTDADKLAKVAVTGEIVEHTKGPKIRIHKFKNKTGYHKRQGHRQRLTVLKVTGIK, encoded by the coding sequence ATGGCGACCTACGCAATCGTCAAGACTGGTGGCAAGCAGTACAAGGTTGCCGTCGGTGACCTGGTGAAGGTCGAGAAGATCGACTCGGAGCCCGGCTCCTCGGTGCAGCTGCCCGTTGCCCTGGTCGTGGACGGCGCCACCGTCACCACCGATGCCGACAAGCTGGCCAAGGTCGCAGTGACCGGTGAGATCGTCGAGCACACCAAGGGCCCGAAGATCCGCATCCACAAGTTCAAGAACAAGACCGGCTACCACAAGCGGCAGGGTCACCGTCAGCGGTTGACCGTGCTCAAGGTCACCGGAATCAAGTAG
- the rpmA gene encoding 50S ribosomal protein L27, with protein MAHKKGASSSRNGRDSAAQRLGVKRFGGQVVKAGEILVRQRGTHFHPGVNVGRGGDDTLFATSAGTVEFGARRGRRVVNILPVDA; from the coding sequence ATGGCACACAAGAAGGGCGCGTCCAGCTCGCGCAACGGTCGTGATTCCGCCGCACAGCGGCTCGGCGTCAAGCGGTTCGGTGGCCAGGTCGTCAAGGCCGGCGAGATCCTGGTTCGCCAGCGCGGCACCCACTTCCACCCCGGCGTCAACGTCGGTCGTGGCGGCGACGACACCCTGTTTGCGACCTCGGCGGGCACCGTCGAGTTCGGCGCCCGGCGTGGTCGCCGGGTCGTCAACATCCTCCCGGTCGACGCTTAA
- the obgE gene encoding GTPase ObgE: MPRFVDRVVIHAKAGTGGHGCASVHREKFKPLGGPDGGNGGRGGSVILEVDPQVHTLLDFHFHPHLQAPNGTQGMGGHRNGANGDDLILKVPDGTVVLDDDGRILADLVGAGARFDAAAGGRGGLGNAALASRARKAPGFALLGEAGAEVDLTLELKTVADVGLVGFPSAGKSSLVSVLSAAKPKIADYPFTTLVPNLGVVTTGENSFVMADVPGLIPGAAEGRGLGLEFLRHIERCAVLVHVVDCATLEPGRDPVSDIDALENELARYQPTLQDDSVLGDLADRPRAVVLNKVDVPEADELADFVTEEVSQRGWPVFKVSTLTRDGLRPLTFALWEMIVAARAARPEPVKTRPVIRPIPVDESGFTVSADPQNPGGFVVRGVRPERWIRQTNFENDEAVGYLGDRLARLGVEDELLKLGAEPGCAVTIGDMTFDWEPQTPAGVDVTMSGRGTDARIDKTDRVGAAERRQARRVRRGQVEPE; encoded by the coding sequence ATGCCTCGTTTTGTTGATCGCGTTGTCATCCACGCCAAGGCAGGTACCGGCGGTCACGGCTGCGCTTCGGTGCACCGCGAAAAGTTCAAGCCCCTTGGCGGGCCCGACGGGGGTAACGGCGGACGCGGCGGCAGCGTGATCCTCGAAGTAGACCCGCAGGTACATACCCTGCTGGACTTCCACTTCCATCCGCACCTACAGGCGCCCAACGGTACCCAGGGCATGGGGGGCCACCGCAACGGCGCCAACGGTGATGATCTGATCCTCAAGGTGCCCGACGGTACCGTCGTGCTCGACGATGACGGCCGCATCCTCGCCGATTTGGTCGGCGCGGGGGCGCGTTTTGATGCCGCCGCCGGTGGCCGGGGCGGACTGGGCAACGCGGCGTTGGCATCCCGCGCGCGCAAGGCACCCGGTTTTGCCTTGCTCGGCGAGGCCGGAGCCGAAGTAGACCTCACTCTCGAACTGAAAACTGTCGCCGATGTGGGGCTGGTCGGTTTTCCCTCGGCAGGGAAATCCTCTCTGGTCTCGGTGCTTTCGGCCGCCAAGCCGAAGATCGCCGACTATCCGTTCACGACATTGGTGCCCAATCTCGGGGTGGTGACCACGGGCGAGAACTCCTTCGTGATGGCCGATGTGCCCGGACTTATTCCCGGCGCCGCCGAAGGGCGCGGACTGGGGCTGGAATTTCTGCGCCATATCGAGCGCTGCGCCGTGCTGGTCCACGTTGTCGACTGTGCGACGCTCGAACCCGGCCGTGACCCGGTCTCCGATATCGACGCACTGGAAAATGAGTTGGCGCGGTACCAACCCACGTTGCAAGACGACTCCGTGCTCGGCGACCTGGCCGACCGGCCGCGTGCGGTGGTGCTCAACAAGGTGGACGTACCCGAGGCCGACGAGCTTGCCGACTTTGTCACCGAAGAGGTTTCCCAGCGTGGCTGGCCCGTCTTCAAGGTGTCCACGCTGACCCGGGACGGACTGCGGCCGTTGACTTTCGCGCTGTGGGAGATGATCGTGGCGGCCCGCGCGGCCCGCCCCGAACCCGTGAAGACCCGCCCGGTGATTCGGCCCATTCCCGTCGATGAGAGCGGGTTCACCGTTTCTGCGGACCCGCAGAATCCGGGTGGCTTTGTGGTGCGTGGTGTGCGCCCCGAGCGCTGGATTCGACAGACCAACTTCGAAAACGACGAAGCCGTGGGCTATTTGGGCGATCGATTGGCACGTCTGGGTGTCGAAGACGAGCTGCTCAAACTCGGGGCGGAGCCCGGCTGTGCGGTCACCATCGGCGATATGACATTCGACTGGGAGCCGCAGACGCCGGCGGGTGTCGACGTGACCATGAGCGGACGCGGTACCGACGCGCGCATCGACAAGACAGATCGGGTGGGTGCGGCCGAGCGCCGCCAGGCCAGGCGAGTGCGACGTGGGCAGGTGGAGCCGG